In Herpetosiphon gulosus, one genomic interval encodes:
- a CDS encoding helix-turn-helix domain-containing protein has protein sequence MHDESLIDQLSDLGLSRYEATAYLGLLGRQSFSAAQLATHTSIPRQRIYDVLQSLASKGLAHERMGPRRTFVAVAPEQALPALLAERRSVMERELSEAQTIAQGLVATMQPIYTEGSNEDNPLDYIDVLLDPRQISARAWTLAQQAEHEILACFKRPLVSSLEENVAEVREPRSRGVQYRALYELSALEDAQLRPVLAQFRSLGQELRFVPQLPIKMNLFDGRVALLSLQDPITGRPSITALCMNHPSLAQTLRVAFEAFWAQAQPYSD, from the coding sequence ATGCACGATGAATCTTTGATTGATCAACTGAGCGATTTAGGCTTAAGTCGCTACGAGGCAACCGCCTATTTGGGGCTACTCGGTCGGCAATCGTTTTCGGCGGCGCAACTAGCAACCCATACCAGCATTCCGCGCCAGCGGATCTACGATGTGTTGCAATCGTTGGCTAGCAAAGGTTTGGCTCATGAACGCATGGGGCCACGGCGTACTTTTGTGGCGGTCGCGCCTGAACAAGCCTTGCCTGCACTCTTAGCCGAACGGCGCAGTGTGATGGAACGCGAATTAAGCGAAGCTCAGACGATTGCTCAAGGCCTTGTTGCCACGATGCAGCCAATCTATACCGAAGGCAGCAACGAAGATAATCCGTTGGATTACATCGATGTTTTGCTCGACCCACGCCAGATTAGTGCTCGGGCTTGGACGTTGGCCCAACAAGCTGAACATGAAATTTTAGCCTGTTTCAAACGCCCGTTAGTCTCGAGCCTCGAAGAAAATGTGGCTGAAGTTCGCGAACCACGCTCGCGCGGCGTGCAGTATCGAGCTTTATATGAACTAAGCGCCTTGGAAGATGCCCAATTGCGGCCAGTGTTGGCGCAGTTTCGCAGTTTAGGCCAAGAGTTGCGCTTTGTGCCACAACTGCCAATCAAAATGAATTTGTTTGATGGTCGGGTGGCCTTGCTATCATTGCAAGATCCCATCACGGGGCGGCCTTCAATCACCGCGTTATGTATGAATCATCCATCGCTAGCGCAAACCTTACGGGTCGCGTTCGAGGCATTCTGGGCGCAAGCTCAGCCCTATAGCGATTAA
- a CDS encoding response regulator: MVAGKHILIVDDEDSIADMIADALRDEGYTVDVAYDGRRGLELAQRIQPALVLTDVMMPFMDGIKMAELVQREFGATSPPFVFMSAVDCRDQTQLYGQFLFKPFTLDILFDTIETMMQN, translated from the coding sequence GTGGTTGCTGGAAAACATATATTAATCGTTGATGATGAAGATTCAATCGCAGACATGATCGCCGATGCGCTGCGAGATGAAGGTTACACGGTCGATGTGGCTTATGATGGGCGGCGTGGCCTCGAATTGGCCCAGCGCATTCAGCCAGCCTTAGTATTGACCGATGTGATGATGCCGTTTATGGATGGGATCAAAATGGCCGAATTGGTGCAGCGCGAATTTGGCGCAACCTCGCCGCCATTTGTCTTTATGAGCGCTGTTGATTGCCGTGATCAGACCCAGTTGTATGGGCAATTTTTGTTTAAACCCTTTACCTTGGATATTCTATTTGACACGATTGAAACAATGATGCAGAACTAG